A stretch of the Xanthocytophaga agilis genome encodes the following:
- a CDS encoding phytanoyl-CoA dioxygenase family protein, producing MKTTACLLDSPVFVLENSLTESQKSFFHKNGIIQFKNFISRDTVNLFLREIHAIEKKWLDQKIEKINGIPLKFGQDQNGNRMIQRLAFTSLYSDVLREFLQDSRLQSLIELLYPYEGRIGENEKDGLVVNHYVRTPNSNFSQMGWHTDSPRDLFMGQRIMPMLNVGIHLDDCSFENGGLRVLPGTHKQGMLKLLFSKKYFIDHNPDPKEAGLNVDAGDLTVHDGRIWHRVHISPHFGEKSRRRVMYIPIITGDYKPKDESSKTPFYHRFANKILR from the coding sequence GTGAAAACTACAGCATGCCTTCTTGATAGCCCGGTATTTGTACTCGAAAACTCACTGACCGAAAGTCAGAAGAGTTTCTTTCATAAAAATGGTATCATTCAGTTTAAAAACTTTATCAGCAGAGACACAGTCAATTTGTTTCTGAGAGAGATTCATGCCATTGAGAAAAAGTGGCTCGATCAGAAGATTGAGAAGATAAACGGTATCCCCTTAAAATTTGGGCAGGATCAGAATGGAAACCGTATGATCCAACGCCTGGCATTCACCTCTTTGTACAGTGATGTACTCAGAGAGTTCTTACAGGATTCACGCCTGCAATCTCTGATCGAATTGCTCTATCCGTATGAAGGACGCATAGGGGAAAATGAAAAAGATGGGTTGGTGGTCAATCATTATGTTCGTACACCCAATAGCAATTTTTCACAGATGGGATGGCATACCGATAGTCCCAGAGATCTGTTTATGGGTCAGCGTATCATGCCGATGCTGAATGTGGGCATTCACCTGGATGATTGTTCGTTTGAAAACGGAGGCTTGCGGGTCTTGCCTGGAACCCATAAGCAGGGGATGTTAAAGCTGTTGTTTTCCAAAAAGTACTTTATTGATCACAATCCTGATCCTAAGGAAGCAGGCTTGAATGTAGATGCAGGGGATCTGACGGTACATGATGGCAGAATCTGGCACAGAGTGCACATTTCACCTCATTTCGGAGAGAAGAGCCGGCGTAGAGTGATGTACATTCCTATCATTACAGGAGATTATAAACCTAAAGATGAATCTAGCAAAACTCCTTTTTACCACCGCTTTGCCAATAAGATCTTGAGATGA
- a CDS encoding nuclear transport factor 2 family protein — protein sequence MQTDLQAIVSAFLTVLENRTSSDEIELFYHPDASQIEYPNTLTKNLTKRDLKELKAASDRGLKVLQKEKYEVLHSYAYGNTVIIEVVWTGVLTIPLGSIPVGGEMKAYFAQFFEFMDGKIIRQRNYDCFEPFGS from the coding sequence ATGCAAACAGATCTTCAAGCTATTGTATCAGCCTTTTTAACCGTATTGGAAAACCGTACGTCATCCGATGAAATCGAACTGTTTTATCATCCGGATGCTAGTCAGATTGAATATCCCAACACCCTAACCAAAAACCTGACCAAGCGAGATCTGAAGGAACTGAAGGCTGCTTCTGACAGGGGATTGAAGGTATTGCAGAAAGAAAAATATGAAGTGTTGCACTCCTATGCATATGGCAACACTGTAATTATTGAAGTTGTATGGACTGGTGTTCTCACTATTCCATTAGGCAGCATTCCAGTAGGGGGAGAGATGAAGGCCTATTTTGCTCAGTTTTTTGAGTTTATGGATGGAAAGATCATTCGTCAGCGTAACTACGATTGCTTCGAACCCTTTGGTAGTTAA